A genomic window from Methanobacterium sp. BRmetb2 includes:
- a CDS encoding CRISPR-associated transcriptional regulator Csa3, whose protein sequence is MELTLISTIYSLEPVMASITKFSPDKLVLLREEDAPEKKKESERMLMETVGKVIGIDAKITSIYDVVKIAQDTADVIDTETANGKRVIVNVSGGRKTQALGALFGSYARHKHVERIVYLTEEDGAVVDLPILNFGISPTKQDILEKMKEGETSVKNLAVKVGISRGMTYNHIRELREIGFIAQNKLEITSAGELAII, encoded by the coding sequence ATGGAACTAACATTAATATCAACTATTTACTCTCTAGAACCAGTTATGGCATCAATAACAAAATTCTCACCAGATAAATTGGTTCTTTTAAGAGAAGAAGATGCACCGGAAAAGAAAAAAGAATCTGAACGAATGCTCATGGAAACTGTGGGTAAGGTTATAGGGATAGATGCTAAAATAACCAGCATATATGATGTGGTAAAAATAGCACAGGACACTGCAGATGTCATTGACACTGAAACTGCAAATGGGAAAAGAGTCATAGTAAATGTGAGCGGTGGAAGAAAAACTCAGGCACTTGGTGCACTGTTTGGCAGTTATGCCCGACACAAACACGTGGAGAGAATAGTATATCTCACTGAAGAAGATGGTGCAGTGGTAGATCTACCTATTTTAAATTTTGGAATATCCCCTACCAAGCAGGATATATTAGAGAAAATGAAAGAAGGGGAAACTTCAGTTAAAAATCTGGCAGTAAAGGTAGGTATAAGCAGAGGAATGACCTACAATCACATTCGAGAATTGAGAGAGATTGGATTCATTGCCCAGAACAAACTGGAAATAACCAGTGCCGGTGAACTGGCTATAATTTAA
- a CDS encoding universal stress protein UspA translates to MYKKILLPTDGSDYAKRAGEHAIWLADQSQADIVVLNVIETAYFQALPEDELISVLDKGLREESKKAVEDFEKKLMDSKCKGTCRENVKTKSMIKEGHPVDLIIETIDKEGVDLVVMGTAGKHGLDRLLLGSVTEKVVRTAKCPVLVVK, encoded by the coding sequence ATGTACAAAAAAATATTATTACCTACTGATGGATCTGACTATGCAAAAAGAGCTGGAGAACATGCCATATGGCTAGCTGATCAAAGCCAGGCAGATATTGTGGTATTAAATGTTATTGAAACCGCTTATTTCCAGGCACTGCCAGAAGATGAACTTATAAGTGTATTGGACAAGGGTTTACGTGAAGAAAGTAAAAAAGCAGTGGAAGATTTTGAAAAAAAGTTAATGGATAGTAAATGTAAAGGTACCTGCAGGGAAAATGTGAAAACAAAATCTATGATTAAAGAGGGCCACCCTGTTGACTTGATTATTGAAACTATTGATAAAGAAGGTGTGGATCTGGTGGTTATGGGAACTGCAGGTAAACACGGACTGGATCGTTTGTTACTGGGAAGTGTAACTGAAAAAGTAGTGAGAACAGCCAAATGTCCTGTACTGGTGGTTAAATAA
- a CDS encoding Mg/Co/Ni transporter MgtE, whose translation MIDSDIPIVKVGTPVVEVQTMLSHKANTFHNINYIYVVEKNNILKGIISIKSILSCSNINLKVDNLMEHNLITVNPTTDRERVVYMALSHGIKNMPVVDDENHLMGIISYDNIMRIFNHELESDIFNFGGIFHRVGDEYTSIKSSAWIMIKSRLPWLIIGIIGGTVAASVISTFESLLSKLLVLAAFIPVMVYMSDAAGTQSEALIIRGIALDPKLPIKSYFLRELKVAAVIAVASGIFVYIISIIGWGNPVLSGIIGLSMFFSIIAAVAVATLSPLLFKKIKLDPAVATGPLATILSDIITLAIYFSVALLFFDIFNI comes from the coding sequence ATGATTGACAGCGACATTCCTATTGTAAAAGTGGGAACTCCAGTAGTGGAGGTACAGACTATGCTCTCTCATAAAGCCAACACTTTTCATAATATTAATTATATTTATGTTGTGGAGAAAAACAATATTTTAAAGGGTATTATTTCTATTAAAAGTATTTTGAGTTGTTCTAATATCAATTTAAAGGTAGATAATTTGATGGAACATAACCTTATCACAGTCAATCCAACAACTGATAGAGAAAGAGTTGTTTATATGGCCCTTTCCCATGGTATTAAAAACATGCCGGTGGTAGATGATGAGAACCATTTAATGGGAATTATAAGCTATGACAATATTATGAGAATCTTTAATCATGAACTGGAGAGCGATATTTTCAACTTTGGAGGTATTTTTCACAGGGTAGGGGATGAATATACCAGTATCAAGTCCAGTGCATGGATTATGATCAAATCCAGACTTCCCTGGCTTATCATTGGAATCATCGGCGGAACCGTAGCTGCATCAGTTATAAGCACCTTCGAAAGTCTTCTGAGTAAATTATTAGTTTTAGCTGCTTTTATACCGGTGATGGTTTATATGAGTGATGCCGCCGGAACCCAGTCCGAGGCACTGATTATTAGGGGTATTGCTCTGGATCCTAAACTTCCTATTAAATCCTATTTTTTAAGGGAACTTAAAGTCGCAGCAGTAATTGCAGTAGCATCTGGAATATTTGTGTATATTATTTCTATTATAGGATGGGGTAATCCTGTGCTCAGTGGTATTATCGGTCTTTCCATGTTTTTCAGTATAATTGCTGCTGTAGCTGTGGCTACACTCTCACCACTGCTATTTAAGAAGATAAAACTTGATCCAGCAGTGGCCACTGGGCCTTTAGCTACAATTTTGAGCGATATTATAACCTTAGCAATTTATTTTAGTGTAGCATTATTGTTTTTTGATATTTTTAACATATGA
- a CDS encoding cation transporter has protein sequence MHAAFRLNRRELYSIFHYTGWVLILLGIALILPIIVALIYNEGNYILPFLISSAISLVIGAILFKLFENKKEISLKSAMIFSTGIWLLVSALGALPYFLSGELSLLDSYFEAMSGFTTTGFSMIPNIDTIGYSLNFWRSFTQWLGGIGIIVLLLTVLSSPSVNIMRMYIAEAREERILPSIRHTTRIIFYIYTSFTIFGFILFLTAGMPVYDSVFHAFTTLSTGGFGMHNTSLGYYNSFWIEIVAIIIMMIGATNYALHYTVLKGNWKEYFKDIETKLLYILLLISTALITFMLLKNHSYGDNIFLTLRYSFFQAVSAITTTGLQTAAVKDVLTKWVGLGTFLLTLLMLIGAGSCSTGGGIKWLRTAVSIKNVWWQIKDYLLPSKAVTVRKIHHVRDIKVSDTLLRSIGIFIFVYLAIYISSVIVVMMFYQDIAMVIFEVASALGNVGLSSGLLTPSSPAAVKIVFIIDFWIGRLEVWSVLLFVSIILRNLFRR, from the coding sequence ATGCACGCTGCATTTAGATTGAATAGAAGAGAGCTTTATTCAATTTTTCATTACACAGGATGGGTGTTAATTTTATTAGGTATCGCTTTAATTTTACCTATAATTGTGGCTTTAATTTACAATGAGGGAAATTATATCCTTCCTTTTTTAATATCAAGTGCTATAAGTCTAGTAATAGGTGCAATTCTTTTTAAATTATTTGAGAATAAAAAAGAAATATCCCTAAAATCAGCTATGATATTCTCCACTGGGATATGGTTATTGGTGAGCGCTTTAGGGGCACTTCCCTATTTTTTATCTGGTGAACTATCTTTATTGGACTCATATTTCGAGGCAATGTCTGGTTTTACCACTACTGGATTTAGTATGATCCCAAACATAGACACTATTGGTTATTCATTAAACTTCTGGCGGTCATTCACGCAGTGGCTGGGAGGTATTGGCATCATAGTACTGCTTTTAACAGTCCTTTCCTCCCCATCCGTAAATATTATGCGGATGTACATTGCCGAGGCCAGAGAAGAACGTATACTCCCCAGTATAAGACATACCACCAGAATAATATTTTATATTTATACCAGTTTCACCATATTCGGTTTTATACTCTTTTTAACTGCAGGAATGCCAGTATATGATTCTGTATTCCATGCTTTCACAACATTATCTACTGGTGGATTTGGAATGCACAACACCAGTTTAGGTTATTACAACAGTTTCTGGATAGAGATAGTTGCTATAATAATTATGATGATTGGAGCCACCAATTACGCACTTCACTACACTGTACTTAAGGGTAATTGGAAGGAATACTTTAAAGATATAGAAACAAAACTACTTTACATTTTATTATTAATATCAACAGCACTTATAACTTTTATGCTTTTAAAAAATCACAGTTACGGCGATAATATATTTTTAACTCTAAGATATTCCTTTTTTCAGGCTGTATCTGCTATAACCACCACTGGTCTTCAAACTGCAGCTGTTAAAGATGTTTTAACCAAATGGGTTGGTCTTGGAACCTTTTTATTAACGCTTTTGATGCTTATTGGAGCTGGATCCTGTTCCACTGGTGGTGGTATAAAATGGCTTAGAACTGCAGTTTCCATTAAAAATGTATGGTGGCAGATCAAGGATTATTTACTACCATCTAAAGCTGTAACAGTGCGTAAAATTCATCACGTCAGAGATATAAAAGTTTCAGATACTTTACTTCGCTCAATAGGCATATTCATATTTGTATATCTTGCAATTTATATATCCAGTGTTATTGTGGTTATGATGTTCTACCAAGACATAGCTATGGTTATATTTGAGGTTGCTTCAGCTTTGGGAAATGTTGGGCTCTCTTCTGGTCTTTTGACTCCTTCTTCACCAGCTGCAGTAAAAAT
- a CDS encoding universal stress protein UspA gives MYKKILLPTDGSENAQRAGKHAISIADTYRADIIVLNVIDTYYVQSLALPNFREDLRAELRLEGKKAVKKFVDQLEKSQCNGYCKNINLTTKIKDGKPHQVILETILEEGIDLVVMGASGRHGLDRVMIGSVTDRVIREAKCPVMVVS, from the coding sequence ATGTATAAAAAAATATTGTTACCAACCGATGGTTCAGAAAATGCGCAAAGGGCTGGTAAACATGCTATTTCCATAGCAGATACATACAGAGCAGATATTATTGTTTTAAATGTTATTGACACTTATTATGTTCAATCATTGGCTTTACCTAATTTCAGAGAGGATTTAAGAGCTGAATTAAGGCTTGAAGGAAAAAAGGCAGTGAAAAAATTTGTAGATCAATTAGAAAAAAGCCAATGCAATGGGTACTGTAAAAATATTAATCTAACAACCAAAATCAAAGATGGAAAACCCCACCAGGTGATACTGGAAACTATTCTAGAGGAAGGTATTGATCTGGTAGTTATGGGGGCCTCAGGACGTCACGGACTGGATCGGGTAATGATTGGAAGTGTAACTGATAGAGTAATTAGAGAAGCTAAATGTCCAGTGATGGTTGTATCCTGA